Proteins encoded within one genomic window of candidate division WOR-3 bacterium:
- a CDS encoding MoxR family ATPase yields MHLSQFIIDNMQFEKIIKEAKKVIKGQDEIIKAVLTAIVADGHVLLEGPTGVGKTTFVLTFAKIFGLSFRRIQFTSDVLPSDILGTNIYNLKTGNFEFRPGPIFANFVLIDEINRASPKTQSALIEVMEERQVTIEGKTYELEKPFIVFATQNPMDYAGTFPLPITQTDRFLMKINIDYPSKEVEQEILKTGDPRELIPYLNQQMTKDELLKIQQEVAKVTVDDSIIDYISEIVISTRNNPSIKEGLSSRASIHLLKCARAKAIIEGRNYVIPEDVKEIFPYIASHRVICDVPECDVSIFLKDFIEKIPVPR; encoded by the coding sequence ATTTATAATTGACAATATGCAATTTGAGAAAATTATCAAAGAAGCCAAAAAGGTTATTAAAGGGCAAGACGAAATCATTAAGGCTGTTCTGACTGCAATTGTGGCCGATGGCCATGTGCTCCTTGAGGGACCCACCGGTGTCGGAAAAACAACCTTTGTACTTACTTTTGCAAAAATCTTTGGATTATCCTTCCGCCGTATCCAGTTTACCAGTGATGTTTTACCTTCTGATATCCTTGGAACAAATATTTACAACCTAAAAACAGGGAACTTTGAATTCCGGCCCGGACCAATATTTGCCAACTTTGTCCTCATTGACGAGATCAACAGGGCTTCTCCCAAGACCCAGAGCGCACTAATAGAAGTGATGGAGGAAAGGCAGGTCACCATTGAAGGAAAAACCTATGAACTTGAAAAACCTTTCATAGTTTTTGCAACCCAGAATCCTATGGATTATGCAGGAACCTTCCCCCTTCCAATAACCCAGACGGACAGATTTCTCATGAAGATCAACATTGACTACCCTTCAAAGGAGGTAGAACAGGAAATTTTAAAAACCGGAGACCCAAGGGAGTTAATTCCTTACTTAAATCAACAAATGACCAAGGATGAACTTCTAAAAATACAGCAAGAAGTTGCAAAGGTAACGGTCGATGATTCAATAATTGATTACATCTCGGAAATCGTTATCTCTACACGAAATAATCCCTCCATTAAGGAAGGCTTGAGTTCGAGGGCTTCCATACACCTATTAAAATGTGCACGGGCAAAGGCAATCATAGAAGGGCGCAATTATGTAATTCCTGAGGATGTGAAGGAAATATTCCCTTACATCGCAAGCCACAGGGTTATTTGCGACGTCCCCGAATGTGATGTGTCTATTTTCTTAAAAGATTTCATAGAAAAAATCCCAGTCCCAAGGTAA